In Sphingomonas sp. LR60, the following are encoded in one genomic region:
- a CDS encoding ABC transporter ATP-binding protein yields MSAPVLPPAVRVRELVRTFTRKGVLNGLDLDIAPGEFVALLGRSGSGKSTLLRALAGIDHEAEGSGEISLPERLSVIFQDARLLPWMRVLDNVLLGVSGRRDRGREALREVGLAGREQAWPHELSGGEQQRVALARALVREPDLLLADEPFGALDALTRIQMHALLRRLSERHDPAVLLVTHDIDEAILLADRIVLLGDGLLVADLAVGLPAGGVARHARIAELRVLLRKLLGVEDVPVELDDAHPIAAIGGYHG; encoded by the coding sequence ATGAGCGCGCCGGTCCTGCCGCCCGCGGTGCGGGTCCGCGAGCTGGTCCGCACCTTCACGCGCAAGGGCGTACTGAACGGCCTCGATCTCGACATCGCGCCGGGAGAGTTCGTCGCGCTGCTGGGGCGTAGCGGATCGGGCAAGAGTACGCTGTTGCGCGCGCTCGCCGGGATCGACCACGAGGCGGAGGGCAGTGGGGAGATCAGCTTGCCCGAGCGGTTGTCGGTCATCTTCCAGGATGCGCGGCTGCTGCCTTGGATGCGGGTGCTCGACAACGTGCTGCTGGGGGTGTCGGGGCGGCGCGATCGCGGACGCGAGGCGCTGCGCGAGGTCGGGCTGGCCGGGCGCGAGCAGGCGTGGCCGCACGAACTGTCGGGCGGCGAGCAGCAGCGGGTGGCGCTGGCGCGTGCGCTGGTGCGCGAGCCCGACCTGCTACTCGCCGACGAGCCGTTTGGTGCCCTAGACGCCTTGACCCGCATCCAGATGCACGCGCTGCTGCGCCGCTTGTCGGAGCGCCACGATCCGGCCGTGTTGCTGGTGACGCACGACATCGACGAGGCGATTTTGCTCGCCGACCGCATCGTCCTGCTCGGTGACGGGCTGCTGGTCGCCGACCTGGCCGTGGGCCTGCCGGCCGGCGGCGTGGCGCGACACGCCCGGATCGCCGAATTGCGGGTGTTGCTCCGCAAGCTGCTCGGCGTCGAGGACGTGCCGGTCGAGCTGGACGACGCCCATCCGATCGCCGCGATCGGTGGTTACCATGGCTGA
- the soxC gene encoding sulfite dehydrogenase — MTGSMVAEIGEERVAGGGLLHRRALLRWSATGAAGLMAGEASAQFASPASTLEIGAPLSPLGVRGAAAERIRRIVPDLPFPGTGSSRTPLQLLEGTITPNDVHFERHHNGIPAIEARTHELLLHGLVQRPLVFRYEDLLRYPRESRLLFIECSGNSRALSAAQPVQASAGELNGLLSCAEWTGIRLSTLLDEAGVLPGARWVEAEGADAAAMARSIPLSICRDDAMIALFQNGEPLRPAQGYPMRLLLPGIEGNASIKWLHQLKVSAEPAFFRDETAKYTDLRPDGKAEMFSLRMGVKSIILNPSFGLDLSRRGYHEISGLAWSGRGCVRAVEVSADGGASWAEAALGTALPKALTRFRMPWQWNGGPAVLLSRATDDTGAVQPMRALWLAKYGTGQGYHGNAVQSWAIDAAGRVAHVYV; from the coding sequence TTGACGGGATCGATGGTGGCGGAGATCGGTGAGGAGCGGGTTGCTGGCGGTGGCCTGTTGCACCGGCGCGCCTTGCTGCGGTGGAGCGCGACAGGCGCGGCCGGATTGATGGCCGGAGAGGCGAGCGCGCAGTTCGCTTCCCCGGCATCGACGCTGGAGATTGGTGCGCCGCTGTCGCCGCTCGGCGTGCGCGGCGCGGCGGCCGAGCGGATCCGGCGGATCGTTCCCGACCTTCCTTTCCCCGGCACGGGTTCGTCGCGCACGCCGCTCCAGCTTCTCGAAGGCACGATCACGCCCAATGACGTGCATTTCGAACGCCATCACAATGGCATTCCTGCGATCGAGGCGCGAACGCACGAATTGCTGCTGCACGGCCTCGTCCAACGACCGCTGGTCTTCCGCTACGAGGATCTGTTGCGTTACCCGCGCGAGAGCCGCCTGCTCTTCATCGAATGTTCGGGCAACAGCCGCGCCTTGAGCGCCGCCCAACCGGTGCAGGCGAGCGCGGGTGAACTCAACGGCTTGCTATCGTGCGCGGAGTGGACTGGCATTCGTCTGTCGACGCTGCTCGACGAAGCGGGCGTGCTGCCCGGCGCGCGGTGGGTGGAGGCGGAGGGTGCTGATGCCGCGGCAATGGCGCGCAGCATACCGCTGTCGATCTGTCGCGACGATGCGATGATCGCGCTGTTCCAGAACGGCGAGCCGCTGCGTCCCGCCCAAGGCTATCCCATGCGCCTTCTACTGCCCGGGATCGAAGGCAATGCGTCGATCAAGTGGCTGCATCAGCTCAAGGTGTCCGCCGAGCCCGCGTTCTTCCGCGATGAGACCGCCAAATATACGGACCTCCGGCCCGACGGGAAGGCCGAGATGTTCTCGCTCCGCATGGGGGTGAAGTCGATTATCCTCAATCCCTCGTTCGGCCTCGATCTTTCCAGGCGCGGTTATCACGAGATCAGCGGGCTGGCTTGGTCGGGCAGAGGGTGCGTCCGCGCCGTCGAAGTGTCCGCCGACGGTGGTGCAAGCTGGGCGGAAGCGGCGCTCGGCACGGCACTTCCGAAGGCGCTGACCCGCTTCCGAATGCCGTGGCAGTGGAACGGAGGGCCTGCGGTGTTGCTGAGTCGCGCGACCGATGACACCGGGGCGGTACAGCCGATGCGTGCGCTCTGGCTGGCAAAATACGGGACCGGGCAGGGCTACCACGGCAATGCGGTACAAAGCTGGGCCATCGACGCGGCGGGAAGAGTGGCGCACGTCTATGTATGA
- a CDS encoding LLM class flavin-dependent oxidoreductase, whose translation MSNLSEYLWYIPNQTEGGHRGDIVDGDPASLDTLTRYALALEEHGWDGALIGTSWGRPDTFTIATALAARTTRFEPLIAIRPGYWRPANFASAAATLDQLSGGRVRINIVSGQDNLAAYGDSEGDQAHRYGRTKEFMRLVRRLWAEQDVTFEGEHFQVAGSTVTPRITPRQTSQGLRRHPRLYFGGASPAAERVAATEADVQLFWGEPLDGVAERIERLKRLSRDLDRDLPPLEFGLRITTLVRDTSERAWADAEAKVDEMAAAQGQIDEHRRAKAVGQQRLLDLHRRGEVLDDNLYTAPGRYGGGGAGTTWLVGSAEEVASALRKYRDLGVTTFVLSDTPYLAEIGRQGEQLLPLLRDGPAHAAVTHEAATAA comes from the coding sequence ATGTCGAACTTATCCGAATATCTCTGGTACATTCCCAACCAAACCGAGGGCGGTCATCGCGGCGATATCGTGGACGGCGATCCCGCCAGCCTCGACACGCTGACCCGCTATGCGCTGGCGCTTGAGGAGCACGGCTGGGACGGCGCATTGATCGGGACCAGTTGGGGGCGGCCCGACACCTTCACCATTGCCACCGCGCTCGCCGCGCGGACGACGCGTTTCGAACCGCTGATCGCGATCCGGCCGGGTTACTGGCGGCCGGCGAACTTCGCCTCCGCGGCGGCGACGCTCGACCAATTGAGCGGCGGGCGCGTGCGGATCAACATCGTCTCCGGGCAGGACAACCTTGCCGCCTATGGTGACAGCGAAGGAGACCAGGCGCATCGCTATGGCCGGACCAAGGAGTTCATGCGCCTGGTGCGCCGGCTGTGGGCCGAGCAGGACGTAACCTTCGAGGGCGAGCATTTCCAGGTCGCCGGTTCGACAGTGACGCCGCGGATCACGCCGCGCCAGACTTCGCAGGGATTGCGGCGCCACCCGCGCCTATATTTCGGCGGGGCGTCACCCGCGGCCGAGCGTGTGGCGGCGACCGAGGCGGATGTGCAGCTGTTCTGGGGCGAGCCGCTGGACGGCGTGGCGGAGCGGATCGAGCGATTGAAGCGCCTGAGCCGCGATCTCGATCGCGACCTGCCGCCGCTGGAGTTCGGGCTGCGCATCACCACGTTAGTGCGCGACACGAGCGAAAGGGCTTGGGCCGATGCCGAGGCCAAAGTCGATGAGATGGCTGCGGCGCAGGGCCAGATCGACGAGCATCGGCGTGCCAAGGCAGTTGGTCAGCAGCGTCTTCTCGATCTGCACCGCCGCGGCGAGGTGCTCGACGATAATCTCTACACGGCCCCGGGCCGCTATGGCGGAGGTGGGGCGGGCACGACCTGGCTGGTCGGTTCGGCGGAAGAGGTCGCGAGCGCGCTGCGCAAATATCGCGATCTGGGTGTCACGACGTTCGTGCTCTCCGACACACCCTATCTCGCCGAGATCGGTCGTCAGGGCGAGCAGTTGCTGCCGCTGCTCCGCGACGGACCGGCCCATGCCGCGGTAACGCACGAAGCGGCGACGGCGGCTTGA
- a CDS encoding ABC transporter permease, which yields MNAYSEDLRLRVHEANRPRARLASTPAAQPRLGPGTPLRYGTVLGPLLLLLYWAVLSATGWLDPRMLPAPWAAVTTAAELIRDGRLQDHLAVSTWRAMAGLALGVAVGATLAILSGLSLLGGYVIDGLVQIKRGIPTLALIPFMILWLGIGETMKVTLIATAVFFPVYINTHNALRAIDIRHVELAETVRLSRWQFLRHVVVPGSLPGFLTGLRFGVTSSWLALVVVEQLNATSGIGYMVTLARNYAQSDVMLVGLVVYALLGFGSDALVRQIERRALRWRRTLGR from the coding sequence ATGAACGCTTATTCGGAAGACCTGCGCCTGCGAGTGCACGAGGCGAACCGGCCGCGTGCCCGGTTGGCGTCGACGCCGGCTGCGCAACCGCGGCTTGGGCCCGGCACGCCGCTGCGTTATGGCACGGTGCTCGGCCCGCTGCTGCTGCTGCTGTACTGGGCCGTCCTCTCGGCGACCGGCTGGCTCGATCCGCGCATGTTGCCCGCGCCGTGGGCCGCGGTGACGACGGCGGCGGAGCTGATCCGCGACGGGCGTCTGCAGGACCATCTTGCCGTTTCCACGTGGCGCGCGATGGCGGGGCTGGCGCTCGGCGTGGCGGTCGGCGCGACGCTGGCGATTCTTTCCGGGCTGTCGCTGCTCGGCGGCTACGTGATCGACGGATTGGTGCAGATCAAGCGCGGCATCCCGACGCTGGCGCTGATCCCGTTCATGATCCTGTGGCTGGGCATCGGCGAGACGATGAAGGTGACGCTGATCGCCACCGCCGTCTTCTTCCCGGTCTACATCAACACGCATAACGCGTTGCGCGCGATCGACATCCGGCATGTCGAGCTGGCCGAGACGGTGCGGCTGAGCCGCTGGCAGTTCCTGCGGCACGTCGTTGTGCCGGGGTCGCTGCCCGGTTTCCTAACCGGCTTGCGGTTTGGCGTGACCTCGTCGTGGCTGGCGCTGGTGGTGGTCGAGCAGCTGAACGCCACCAGCGGGATCGGCTACATGGTCACGCTGGCGCGCAATTACGCGCAAAGCGACGTGATGCTGGTCGGGCTGGTCGTCTACGCGCTGCTCGGCTTCGGATCGGACGCGCTGGTGCGCCAGATCGAGCGTCGCGCGTTGCGCTGGCGCCGGACGCTCGGCCGATGA
- a CDS encoding NADPH-dependent oxidoreductase, translating into MAEALRSAAAPAAASLLHDRYRMPIDPPCAGSDVIDALLSHRSVRAYLPDAIPAGTIGLLIAAAQSAPTSSNLQPWSVVAVEDPIRKARLAALAGDQRQILQAPLFLLWIVDHHRLAQNGAWQSVPADGLHFLESFLLGAVDTALAAQNAVVALESLGLGGCYIGGIRNRPVEVAAELGLPPRTFALFGLTVGFPDPGALAAVKPRLPQDAVLFRERYGADDAAPALAAYDLRLRTFQREQNMPERDWSEQAAQRVRGPDALAGRDLLRAALERLGFHLD; encoded by the coding sequence ATGGCTGAGGCGCTGCGATCCGCCGCCGCCCCGGCGGCCGCCTCTCTCCTCCACGACCGCTATCGCATGCCGATCGATCCGCCATGCGCGGGGAGCGACGTGATCGACGCCCTGCTGTCGCACCGCTCGGTCCGCGCCTATTTGCCCGACGCGATCCCGGCCGGGACGATCGGGTTGCTCATCGCGGCGGCACAATCCGCGCCGACCTCCTCCAACCTGCAGCCGTGGAGCGTCGTCGCGGTCGAGGACCCGATCCGCAAGGCCCGGCTCGCGGCACTGGCAGGCGATCAACGGCAGATCCTTCAGGCACCGCTGTTCCTGCTCTGGATCGTCGACCATCATCGCCTGGCACAGAACGGCGCGTGGCAAAGCGTTCCCGCGGACGGGCTGCACTTTCTCGAGAGCTTCCTGCTCGGCGCGGTTGATACGGCGCTTGCCGCGCAGAATGCCGTCGTAGCGCTGGAATCACTTGGGCTCGGCGGCTGCTACATCGGCGGCATCCGCAACCGGCCCGTCGAGGTCGCGGCCGAACTCGGGCTGCCACCGCGCACCTTTGCATTGTTCGGACTGACGGTCGGATTTCCCGATCCGGGTGCGCTGGCCGCCGTCAAACCGCGGCTGCCGCAGGATGCGGTGCTGTTCCGCGAACGCTACGGCGCCGACGATGCCGCGCCGGCACTCGCCGCCTACGACCTGCGACTGCGCACCTTCCAGCGCGAGCAGAACATGCCCGAGCGCGACTGGAGCGAACAGGCCGCGCAGCGCGTCCGCGGTCCCGACGCGCTGGCCGGCCGCGACCTCCTGCGTGCGGCGCTCGAACGCCTCGGCTTCCACCTCGATTAG
- a CDS encoding SDR family NAD(P)-dependent oxidoreductase, with amino-acid sequence MKTALVTGATSGIGAATAKALIDAGWQVIGTGRRADRLSALVDEHGDRVHAAVFDVRDDAARDAALAGLPERFREIDLLVNNAGLALGTAPAQQSDLSQWRTMIDTNVTALVAITHRLLPGLIARKGAIVNIASVAGTYPYLGGNVYGGTKAFVQQFSLNLRSDLHGTGVRVSTIDLGMVETEFTLVRTGGDQNASDTLYGDTEPMTAADIAATISWIASLPTHLNINQLELMPVTQSFAGFQVFRRN; translated from the coding sequence ATGAAGACCGCCCTCGTCACTGGCGCAACGTCGGGGATCGGCGCCGCGACCGCGAAGGCACTGATCGATGCCGGCTGGCAGGTGATCGGCACAGGGCGCCGCGCCGACCGGCTCAGCGCGCTTGTCGATGAGCATGGTGACCGCGTGCACGCCGCAGTCTTCGATGTCCGGGACGATGCGGCGCGCGATGCCGCGCTGGCCGGATTGCCGGAGCGCTTTCGCGAGATCGACCTGCTCGTCAACAATGCTGGCCTCGCACTCGGCACCGCGCCCGCGCAGCAATCAGACCTTTCGCAATGGCGCACGATGATCGACACCAACGTGACTGCGCTGGTCGCGATCACTCACCGGCTGCTGCCCGGCCTGATCGCACGCAAGGGCGCGATCGTTAACATTGCGTCGGTCGCCGGCACCTATCCATATCTAGGAGGGAACGTCTACGGCGGCACAAAGGCGTTCGTTCAGCAGTTCTCGCTGAACCTGCGATCGGACCTGCATGGCACCGGCGTCCGCGTCAGCACGATCGATCTAGGGATGGTTGAGACGGAGTTCACGCTGGTGCGCACCGGCGGCGACCAGAATGCATCGGACACGCTATACGGAGATACCGAGCCGATGACCGCCGCGGACATTGCGGCAACCATCTCGTGGATCGCATCGTTGCCAACTCACCTCAACATCAACCAACTTGAATTGATGCCGGTGACTCAGTCGTTCGCGGGCTTTCAGGTCTTCCGTCGCAATTAG
- a CDS encoding c-type cytochrome, with translation MGRPAAADLIRRLDRTVASDGSGLPAGSGTVATGRAIFANKCASCHGEEGTGGAAEPLVGGRGSLASATPLKTVGSYWPYATTLFDYIRRAMPLNAPRSLADPEVYGLVAYLLWRNGIVAADTRLDWKSLPRVRMPNRDGFVSVAPYAYDGNVERVGSKKLEGDRP, from the coding sequence TTGGGACGTCCTGCGGCCGCCGACCTGATCCGCCGCCTTGATCGCACCGTCGCGAGCGATGGGAGCGGGCTGCCGGCCGGCAGCGGCACGGTCGCGACCGGGCGCGCGATCTTTGCGAACAAGTGCGCGTCGTGCCACGGCGAGGAAGGCACCGGCGGGGCCGCCGAACCGTTGGTTGGCGGCCGCGGCTCGCTTGCGTCGGCAACGCCGCTGAAGACGGTGGGCAGCTACTGGCCCTACGCCACTACGCTGTTCGATTACATCCGGCGCGCCATGCCGCTGAACGCGCCCCGGTCGCTCGCCGATCCGGAAGTCTATGGCCTCGTCGCGTATCTTCTGTGGCGCAACGGCATCGTAGCGGCGGACACGCGATTGGATTGGAAGAGTCTGCCGCGTGTCCGGATGCCCAATCGCGATGGCTTCGTCAGCGTGGCGCCGTACGCATACGACGGCAATGTCGAACGCGTCGGATCGAAGAAGTTGGAAGGAGATCGACCATGA
- a CDS encoding ABC transporter substrate-binding protein, whose translation MVLRVGDPVTRWIFEHNGWEKNLPFRIEWAEITGGPDVTEAFHAGVLDVGFGASVPPIHAVWMGIPARIVAFREYADRDRRQAWVFGIAPKAGIRTLANLRGKRIAYSPSQVQGQIVIETLKAVGIRRDEVTLVELPSSTGGDVYTNALASGAVDVAPIRNDLVAQRYLRDYGRDGGRVLPHPAFRDDGTNVYVPESTLANPGKVAALRVFVRYWGLAQAWANAHPDELARGYFTGKRGLPAADALVSARYLTNVAVPRDWSGATAYEQATIDTLAPETKRPRLDAATLFDHRFETIAGDAAARGGTRS comes from the coding sequence GTGGTGCTGCGGGTCGGTGATCCGGTCACGCGCTGGATCTTCGAGCATAACGGTTGGGAGAAGAACCTGCCGTTTCGTATCGAATGGGCGGAGATCACCGGCGGTCCCGACGTGACCGAGGCATTTCACGCCGGGGTGCTCGACGTCGGCTTCGGCGCGAGCGTCCCGCCGATCCACGCGGTGTGGATGGGCATCCCGGCGCGCATCGTTGCCTTCCGCGAATATGCTGACCGCGACCGCCGCCAGGCCTGGGTCTTCGGTATCGCACCCAAGGCTGGGATCCGTACGCTGGCGAACCTGCGCGGCAAGCGGATCGCCTACAGCCCGAGCCAGGTGCAGGGTCAGATCGTCATCGAGACGCTGAAGGCGGTCGGGATCCGCCGGGACGAGGTGACGCTGGTTGAATTGCCGTCGAGCACTGGCGGCGACGTCTATACCAATGCGCTGGCGTCCGGCGCTGTCGACGTCGCACCGATCCGCAACGACCTCGTCGCGCAGCGCTATCTGCGCGATTACGGCCGCGACGGCGGGCGCGTCCTCCCACATCCCGCGTTCCGCGACGACGGCACCAACGTCTATGTCCCCGAATCCACCTTGGCCAACCCCGGCAAGGTGGCGGCATTGCGCGTGTTCGTTCGTTACTGGGGGCTGGCGCAGGCGTGGGCCAATGCGCATCCCGATGAACTCGCGCGCGGCTATTTCACCGGCAAGCGCGGCCTGCCAGCGGCAGATGCGCTCGTCTCTGCCCGCTACCTCACCAACGTCGCGGTGCCGCGCGACTGGTCGGGGGCGACCGCCTACGAACAGGCGACGATCGACACGCTTGCGCCGGAGACGAAGCGTCCGCGCCTCGATGCCGCGACGCTGTTCGACCATCGCTTCGAGACCATCGCGGGTGACGCAGCCGCGCGGGGAGGAACGCGCTCATGA
- a CDS encoding winged helix-turn-helix transcriptional regulator: protein MSEDVQTTAVEPTSVAPRFTCGLDATLKIISGKWKPLILYFLLRGPTRYGELKRAVRDVSDKVLIQQLKELEADGVLRRNDYKEVPPRVDYTLTPLGQSLAQALEPLCTWGTDNMVEMQKIFAERDSWLRKKHA from the coding sequence ATGTCCGAAGACGTCCAGACCACCGCCGTCGAGCCCACTTCGGTTGCTCCTCGCTTCACCTGCGGCCTCGACGCGACCCTGAAAATCATCTCAGGCAAGTGGAAGCCGCTCATTCTGTATTTCCTGTTGCGCGGACCAACGCGCTACGGCGAACTGAAGCGCGCCGTGCGCGATGTCAGCGACAAGGTGCTGATCCAGCAATTAAAGGAGCTGGAAGCGGACGGCGTATTGCGCAGGAACGACTACAAGGAGGTGCCGCCACGCGTTGACTACACGCTGACGCCGCTTGGCCAGAGCCTCGCTCAGGCGCTTGAACCCTTATGCACCTGGGGAACTGATAACATGGTTGAGATGCAGAAGATCTTCGCCGAGCGCGATAGCTGGCTTCGCAAGAAGCACGCCTAA
- a CDS encoding class I SAM-dependent methyltransferase: MTQDPLPELPAGAFARQDEGDDLAFYAPPRLVTHIDMAAVAALSARYRALLPSGGRILDLMSSWVSHLPADRSYAEVVCHGMNARELAANPQASRWFVQDLNRDPVLPLDGAAFDAALCCVGVQYLQRPVQVFADVHRVLRPVAPFIISFSNRCFPTKAVAIWRALDPAGHAALIEFYLTRAGFRVSMVETLADGRRSDPLTIVVGHA; encoded by the coding sequence ATGACACAAGACCCCCTGCCCGAGTTGCCCGCTGGTGCTTTCGCGCGGCAGGACGAGGGCGACGATCTCGCTTTCTACGCCCCGCCGCGGCTCGTCACACATATCGACATGGCGGCAGTAGCCGCGTTATCCGCCCGCTACCGTGCCCTTCTGCCATCTGGCGGCCGCATCCTCGACCTCATGTCGAGTTGGGTCAGTCACCTGCCCGCCGATCGCAGCTATGCGGAGGTTGTCTGCCACGGCATGAACGCGCGCGAGCTAGCCGCCAATCCGCAGGCATCCCGTTGGTTCGTGCAGGATCTCAACCGTGATCCCGTGCTCCCGCTCGATGGCGCCGCCTTCGACGCGGCGCTGTGCTGCGTCGGCGTCCAGTATCTGCAGCGCCCCGTCCAGGTCTTCGCCGACGTCCACCGCGTGCTTCGGCCGGTCGCACCCTTCATCATCAGCTTCTCCAATCGCTGCTTCCCGACCAAGGCGGTGGCGATCTGGCGCGCACTTGATCCAGCGGGGCACGCCGCGCTCATCGAATTCTACCTGACACGTGCAGGGTTCAGGGTCAGCATGGTCGAAACACTCGCGGATGGACGACGCAGCGATCCGCTGACTATCGTTGTAGGCCACGCCTGA
- a CDS encoding SDR family NAD(P)-dependent oxidoreductase yields the protein MNRLEGKTAIITGGGTGIGLASAKRFIEEGAFVYIFGRRQAKLDAAVTTLGANARAVAGSVTDAGDLDQLFDTVKQERGTLDILFANAGTGALVPLTEITAEHIDKTFDVNVKGTIFTVQKGLQLMSEGGSIILTGSTTGVMGTPAFSMYSASKAAVRNLARSWAQDLRGTGIRVNVLSPGPTLTELAAEVVGREAMIEMGATTPIGHVGDPSEVAAAAAFLASSDSSFMTGSELFTDGGLAQI from the coding sequence ATGAACCGACTTGAAGGCAAGACTGCGATCATCACCGGCGGCGGCACTGGCATTGGCCTCGCCTCGGCAAAGCGCTTCATCGAGGAAGGTGCGTTCGTCTACATCTTCGGCCGGAGGCAGGCGAAGCTAGACGCAGCGGTGACTACGCTCGGTGCGAATGCGCGTGCAGTGGCGGGATCAGTGACCGATGCCGGCGATCTCGACCAACTGTTCGACACCGTGAAGCAGGAGCGCGGCACACTCGATATCCTGTTCGCCAATGCCGGAACCGGCGCGCTGGTGCCGCTCACCGAGATCACGGCTGAGCATATTGACAAGACCTTCGACGTCAACGTGAAGGGCACGATCTTCACGGTGCAGAAGGGCCTACAGCTGATGAGTGAGGGCGGATCGATCATCCTCACCGGGTCGACCACCGGCGTAATGGGTACGCCCGCATTCAGCATGTACAGCGCCTCAAAGGCTGCTGTCCGCAACCTCGCGCGTAGCTGGGCGCAGGATTTACGCGGTACGGGTATCCGCGTCAACGTCCTGTCGCCTGGACCGACGCTGACCGAATTGGCAGCCGAGGTTGTTGGTCGCGAAGCGATGATCGAGATGGGAGCTACCACGCCGATCGGCCATGTCGGCGACCCATCCGAAGTTGCGGCGGCTGCCGCGTTCCTCGCATCCTCCGACAGCAGCTTCATGACGGGTAGTGAGCTGTTCACCGATGGAGGCCTGGCTCAAATTTGA
- a CDS encoding lipocalin-like domain-containing protein, with translation MIRVLLYAWLAAVVVAAPAAVPYPVVRPGIVLRFPADHGAHPAFRTEWWYVTGWLRTDAGEDLGFQVTFFRTRPPIGEANPSRFAARQVLFAHAALSDPATGRLVHGERAARQGFGLASARTGDADIAIRNWRLRRATDGRWSTRVKAKDFALALDFRSTQPPLPQGLGGYSRKGPRPEQASYYYSIPHLRVAGRVRRGNRIVAVTGEAWLDREWSSDYLAPEAQGWDWTGLNFDDGSALMAFRIRRKGGGTLWAGGALRGPNGTTTALGPRDVAFQPLATWRSSATGAVYPVSQEVSLRLNGRIARFRLTPMFAAQELDARRGGLPVYWEGAVRTRGGRGYLELTGYDRALRM, from the coding sequence GTGATCCGCGTGCTGCTCTACGCTTGGCTTGCCGCCGTTGTGGTCGCCGCCCCCGCTGCGGTCCCCTACCCCGTCGTCCGCCCGGGGATCGTGCTACGCTTTCCTGCCGACCACGGCGCCCATCCGGCATTCCGAACCGAATGGTGGTACGTCACTGGCTGGCTGCGTACCGATGCAGGGGAGGACCTGGGCTTCCAAGTCACTTTCTTCCGCACGCGCCCGCCTATAGGCGAGGCGAACCCCAGCCGGTTTGCCGCGCGGCAGGTACTGTTTGCGCACGCCGCCTTGTCCGATCCCGCCACGGGTCGCCTGGTCCATGGCGAGCGCGCCGCGCGCCAGGGTTTCGGTCTTGCATCAGCGCGCACTGGTGACGCCGATATCGCGATCCGCAACTGGCGGTTGCGTCGCGCTACCGATGGCCGCTGGTCGACACGGGTCAAGGCGAAGGACTTCGCGCTGGCCCTCGATTTCCGATCGACCCAACCGCCGCTGCCGCAGGGGCTGGGCGGCTACAGCCGCAAAGGGCCGCGCCCCGAGCAGGCGAGCTACTATTATTCGATCCCGCACTTGCGCGTTGCTGGTCGGGTGCGGCGCGGCAACCGCATCGTCGCGGTGACCGGCGAGGCATGGCTCGATCGCGAATGGTCGTCGGACTATCTCGCTCCCGAAGCGCAGGGCTGGGACTGGACGGGACTCAACTTCGACGATGGCTCGGCGCTGATGGCATTCCGCATCCGGCGCAAGGGCGGCGGCACGCTGTGGGCGGGCGGCGCCCTTCGTGGGCCGAACGGCACCACCACCGCGCTGGGGCCGCGGGACGTGGCGTTCCAGCCGCTCGCGACCTGGCGAAGCAGCGCCACCGGCGCGGTCTATCCGGTGTCGCAGGAAGTCAGTCTCCGCCTGAACGGCCGCATTGCCCGCTTTCGCCTGACCCCCATGTTCGCCGCACAGGAACTCGACGCACGCCGTGGTGGTCTGCCTGTTTATTGGGAGGGCGCGGTGCGGACGCGGGGTGGGCGCGGCTATCTCGAACTGACCGGCTATGACCGGGCGCTGAGGATGTGA